One window of the Microvirga mediterraneensis genome contains the following:
- a CDS encoding urease accessory protein UreE translates to MIRATSIIRRDAVDHDRIVDVITLDHGDRHRRRIRLNADGGTAFLLDLDRADVLEDGDAIRLDSGWLVEVRAAPEKLVEITTEDPLDLLTLAWHIGNRHVPAEISREAIYIAYDHVLVDMLLGLGAKVEIVHRPFRPVRGAYHHHEHGGHSHHHGHGHG, encoded by the coding sequence ATGATCCGCGCCACATCCATCATCCGCCGCGATGCCGTCGACCATGATCGCATCGTCGATGTCATCACCCTCGATCACGGCGACAGGCACCGCCGCCGCATCAGGCTCAATGCCGATGGCGGAACCGCTTTCCTGCTCGATCTCGACAGAGCCGATGTGCTGGAAGACGGCGACGCCATTCGGCTGGACAGCGGCTGGCTCGTCGAGGTGAGGGCGGCACCGGAAAAGCTTGTGGAGATCACCACGGAGGATCCGCTCGATCTCCTGACCCTCGCGTGGCATATCGGCAACCGGCACGTGCCGGCGGAGATCAGCCGCGAGGCGATCTACATCGCCTATGACCATGTGCTGGTCGACATGCTGCTTGGACTGGGTGCCAAGGTCGAGATCGTCCATCGACCTTTCCGGCCCGTGCGCGGTGCCTATCACCATCATGAGCATGGCGGACATTCTCACCATCATGGGCACGGCCATGGATGA
- a CDS encoding urease accessory protein UreF codes for MADILTIMGTAMDDGSMKAQGRTGEAPILPLFAWLSPSYPVGCYAYSHTLEWAVEAGDVTDEASLVSWLTDLLTFGLGRNDAILLSHAYGAGDQGDLEALEAVNELALALSPSAELYLETSQQGRSFLDATLAAWPSPRLLRIDGEVAFPVAVGMAAAAHRIPLPITAQGYLFGLVQTLVSAAIRLAPIGQTAGIRVSAALAGIVQNIARQAMALTLDDVGGSTFRADLGSFHHENQYTRLFRS; via the coding sequence ATGGCGGACATTCTCACCATCATGGGCACGGCCATGGATGACGGCTCCATGAAAGCGCAGGGGCGGACAGGAGAGGCGCCGATCCTGCCGCTCTTCGCCTGGCTCTCACCGTCCTATCCGGTCGGCTGCTACGCCTATTCGCATACGTTGGAATGGGCCGTGGAAGCGGGCGACGTCACCGATGAGGCCAGTCTCGTCTCATGGCTGACGGACCTGCTCACGTTCGGCCTCGGACGCAACGACGCCATTCTCCTGAGCCATGCCTACGGGGCTGGCGATCAGGGCGACCTTGAGGCTCTCGAGGCCGTCAACGAACTCGCGCTCGCGTTGTCGCCGTCCGCCGAGCTCTATCTCGAGACCAGCCAGCAGGGACGCAGCTTTCTCGATGCGACGCTCGCCGCGTGGCCTTCGCCGCGCCTGCTCCGGATCGACGGCGAGGTGGCCTTTCCGGTGGCGGTCGGCATGGCTGCGGCAGCCCATCGCATCCCGCTGCCGATCACCGCGCAGGGTTATCTGTTCGGTCTCGTTCAGACACTCGTTTCCGCCGCGATCCGTCTCGCACCCATCGGGCAGACGGCGGGCATACGGGTCTCCGCCGCGCTGGCCGGCATCGTGCAGAACATCGCCCGCCAGGCGATGGCGCTCACGCTCGACGATGTCGGCGGCTCGACCTTCCGGGCCGATCTCGGCTCGTTCCATCACGAAAACCAGTATACGAGGCTTTTCCGGTCATGA
- the ureG gene encoding urease accessory protein UreG translates to MTSHTGPLRVGIGGPVGSGKTALMEALCKTFRERYDICAITNDIYTKEDARLLTVAGALPVERIMGVETGGCPHTAIREDASINLAAIATMRRRFPDLDLVLVESGGDNLAATFSPELADLTIYVIDVAGGEKIPRKGGPGITRSDLLVVNKIDLAPHVGADLAIMEEDTKRMRGQRPYVFSNIRDGIGIDAIASFIEQAGGLSAAA, encoded by the coding sequence ATGACATCTCACACGGGACCCCTTCGCGTCGGCATCGGCGGGCCGGTCGGCTCGGGCAAGACGGCCTTGATGGAAGCGCTCTGCAAGACATTCCGCGAGCGCTACGACATCTGTGCGATCACCAACGACATCTACACCAAGGAGGACGCGCGCCTCCTGACCGTGGCCGGCGCGCTGCCGGTGGAGCGCATCATGGGCGTGGAAACGGGCGGATGCCCGCACACGGCCATTCGTGAGGATGCATCGATCAACCTCGCGGCCATTGCCACCATGCGCAGGCGCTTTCCGGACCTCGACCTCGTGCTGGTGGAATCCGGCGGCGACAACCTGGCGGCGACGTTCTCGCCCGAACTCGCCGACCTGACGATCTACGTTATCGACGTCGCGGGCGGCGAGAAGATCCCGCGCAAGGGCGGACCCGGAATCACACGCTCCGACCTCCTCGTCGTCAACAAGATCGACCTTGCGCCTCATGTCGGCGCCGATCTGGCGATCATGGAGGAGGACACGAAGCGCATGCGCGGCCAGAGGCCGTACGTGTTCAGCAACATTCGCGACGGCATCGGGATCGATGCCATTGCGTCGTTCATCGAACAGGCCGGCGGTCTGTCGGCAGCAGCCTGA
- a CDS encoding HupE/UreJ family protein codes for MFKRSIAIMLLLATATPAMAHTGHDPASGLLAGIAHPMGGLDHVLAMMSVGLFAAMLGGRALWALPASFVGMMLVGGALGMTGVAVPAVEFAIAASVVVLGAVVTLARAWTVGAAMALVGFFAVFHGYAHGVEIPVGVGAALYSLGFVVASMVLHGLGIVLGAVTARQTQASRFTGAAVAVAGIALLIG; via the coding sequence ATGTTCAAACGCTCCATTGCGATCATGCTGTTGCTGGCGACAGCCACGCCTGCCATGGCTCATACGGGCCACGATCCCGCTTCCGGACTTCTCGCCGGAATCGCCCATCCCATGGGAGGCCTCGACCATGTGCTGGCCATGATGAGTGTCGGCCTCTTCGCGGCCATGCTCGGAGGGCGTGCCTTGTGGGCGCTCCCCGCGAGCTTCGTCGGGATGATGCTGGTCGGCGGCGCGCTGGGAATGACCGGCGTCGCGGTCCCCGCGGTCGAGTTCGCGATTGCTGCTTCGGTCGTGGTGCTGGGCGCAGTCGTGACGTTGGCACGCGCGTGGACCGTCGGGGCGGCCATGGCGCTCGTCGGCTTCTTCGCCGTCTTCCATGGATACGCTCATGGTGTGGAGATTCCAGTCGGTGTCGGTGCCGCCCTGTACAGCCTCGGTTTCGTTGTCGCGAGCATGGTGCTGCATGGGCTCGGTATCGTCTTGGGGGCTGTCACGGCCCGTCAGACGCAAGCCAGCCGCTTTACCGGGGCGGCGGTTGCCGTCGCCGGAATTGCTCTCCTGATCGGCTAG
- a CDS encoding protein adenylyltransferase SelO: MPISAIYRASTRHRELGSDFYDLVRPAEFPQHILRYRNQRWAERAGLGSLSDEEWIDHFGRFAPLPGSFEQPLALRYHGHQFRTYNPHLGDGRGFLFAQIHDAQDGRLLDLATKGSGQTPWSRHADGRLTLKGGVREILATEMLEALGVETSKSFSLIETGEELERGDEPSPTRSSVLVRLSHSHIRIGTFQRLLYLNETDNLRKLLDYTIRTYMPQMWREDEPGRAVAFLEEVCRRVARMGAQWMAAGFVHGVLNTDNINVTGESFDYGPWRFLPVYEPGFTAAYFDETGLYAFGRQPDTLLWNLYRLAECLLPLAPQSNLEQALASFEPALHREFPSAILRRLGLQSRGFEQDGMLAKALWTFLHESKAPFEQTFFDWHGGRLSAHRAEKSPSAHFYAQPSFEPVRAALAGFEPVARARLDHPYFARPAPCTMLIDEVEALWAPIAVEDDWSDFKTKLVEIRSMADAYGVEAPGERDGV; the protein is encoded by the coding sequence ATGCCCATCTCCGCCATCTATCGCGCCTCGACACGTCATCGGGAACTCGGCTCCGATTTTTACGACCTCGTCCGGCCGGCGGAGTTTCCGCAGCACATCCTGCGCTATCGCAACCAGCGCTGGGCCGAGCGGGCGGGACTCGGGTCTCTCAGCGATGAAGAATGGATCGACCATTTCGGACGCTTCGCGCCGCTTCCGGGCAGCTTCGAACAACCCCTCGCCCTGCGCTACCATGGCCACCAGTTCCGGACCTACAATCCGCATCTGGGCGACGGGCGCGGCTTCCTGTTCGCGCAGATCCATGATGCGCAGGACGGCAGGCTTCTCGACCTCGCCACGAAAGGCAGCGGGCAGACGCCCTGGTCGCGCCATGCGGATGGCCGCCTCACCTTGAAGGGCGGCGTGCGCGAAATCCTGGCAACGGAGATGCTCGAAGCACTCGGCGTCGAAACCTCCAAATCCTTCAGCCTGATCGAGACCGGCGAGGAACTCGAACGCGGCGACGAACCCTCGCCCACGCGCTCGTCGGTGCTGGTACGCCTCAGCCACTCGCACATTCGCATCGGAACGTTCCAGCGGCTGCTCTACCTGAACGAAACCGACAACCTCCGCAAGCTCCTCGACTACACGATCCGGACCTACATGCCGCAGATGTGGCGCGAGGATGAGCCCGGCCGCGCCGTCGCCTTTCTCGAAGAGGTATGCCGACGCGTGGCCCGCATGGGCGCACAATGGATGGCGGCGGGCTTCGTGCATGGCGTGCTCAACACCGACAATATCAACGTCACGGGCGAGAGCTTCGACTATGGGCCATGGCGTTTCCTACCTGTCTACGAGCCCGGCTTTACAGCCGCCTATTTCGACGAGACGGGCCTCTACGCCTTCGGCCGGCAGCCCGACACGCTCTTGTGGAATCTGTATCGCCTCGCGGAATGCCTGCTGCCCTTGGCTCCGCAGAGCAACCTCGAGCAGGCCCTCGCCAGTTTCGAGCCCGCGCTTCATCGGGAATTCCCGAGCGCCATCCTGCGTCGCCTCGGCCTGCAATCGAGAGGCTTCGAGCAGGATGGGATGCTCGCCAAAGCCCTGTGGACATTCCTGCACGAGAGCAAGGCACCATTCGAGCAAACGTTCTTCGATTGGCATGGCGGTCGCCTGAGCGCACATCGCGCGGAAAAGAGCCCATCGGCACATTTTTATGCGCAGCCATCCTTCGAGCCGGTCCGCGCGGCTCTTGCCGGTTTCGAACCCGTGGCCCGGGCTCGGCTCGATCACCCTTATTTTGCGCGCCCCGCGCCCTGCACCATGCTGATCGACGAGGTCGAGGCGCTTTGGGCTCCGATTGCTGTCGAAGACGACTGGTCAGATTTTAAGACCAAACTTGTTGAAATCCGCAGCATGGCCGATGCCTACGGCGTGGAAGCTCCAGGCGAAAGAGATGGTGTTTGA
- a CDS encoding L,D-transpeptidase family protein → MTYGNTRCLCFGLALLLGSTIWSSPSAFAAAENLSSDASSKTSPNGSTPPVGSVAPPPKGAATAPAKPPEKVAPTPVAAISQDPRPTLDAGTFINTMRAAWTYKRIAEAGGWPSLPAGTVLKNGDKGPLVATLRQRLALEGDLPDNSTTSTGFDAELASAVKRFQARHGLPESGAVRARTLEALNVPALTRHRQLTASAQRLAGSTFAFGDRYVVVNIPSAAVEAVERGQVARRFVAIAGKVDRPSPTVETRVTAVNINPTWTVPVSLIKKDIIPHVRKDPAYLEKMKIRILDAKGQEVDPKTLDWSTEKAVNYTLRQDPGAINSLGQIRIDMPNKHAVYMHDTPKKQLFAQDARFHSSGCVRVADVTDFAEWLLRGTGGQAGAWTRDGINTAIAGSTRQDIRLDKPVPVAWVYLTGYATADGAVHFRDDVYGLDTPKSSPLPDPQVVDVPATASIKPKPLVDGARVTTR, encoded by the coding sequence ATGACCTATGGGAATACACGCTGTCTCTGCTTCGGGCTCGCTCTGCTCTTGGGCTCCACCATCTGGAGTTCTCCGAGCGCCTTCGCGGCTGCCGAAAATCTGTCTTCGGACGCCTCGTCAAAGACTTCGCCGAACGGCTCGACGCCTCCGGTCGGGAGCGTCGCCCCGCCGCCCAAGGGCGCCGCTACAGCACCGGCCAAGCCGCCCGAGAAAGTGGCGCCCACGCCTGTCGCGGCGATCTCGCAGGATCCCCGCCCGACCTTGGACGCCGGCACTTTCATCAACACCATGCGGGCGGCATGGACCTATAAGCGCATCGCCGAGGCGGGAGGGTGGCCGAGCCTCCCCGCGGGCACGGTTCTGAAGAACGGCGACAAGGGCCCGCTCGTCGCGACCCTTCGGCAGCGACTCGCCCTGGAGGGCGACCTCCCGGACAATTCCACGACAAGCACGGGCTTCGACGCGGAACTGGCCAGCGCGGTCAAGCGGTTCCAGGCCCGCCACGGCCTGCCGGAATCCGGCGCGGTGCGGGCGCGAACCCTGGAGGCTTTGAATGTCCCGGCGCTCACGCGCCATCGCCAGCTCACGGCTTCCGCGCAGAGACTGGCAGGCTCCACCTTCGCCTTCGGCGACCGCTATGTGGTGGTGAATATTCCATCCGCCGCCGTCGAAGCGGTCGAGCGTGGACAGGTGGCCCGCCGCTTCGTCGCCATCGCCGGAAAGGTGGATCGTCCCTCGCCGACGGTTGAGACGCGGGTCACCGCCGTCAACATCAATCCCACATGGACGGTGCCGGTTTCCCTGATCAAGAAAGACATCATCCCGCATGTGCGGAAGGATCCCGCTTACCTTGAGAAGATGAAGATTCGCATTCTCGACGCCAAGGGACAGGAGGTCGATCCCAAGACCCTCGACTGGTCGACGGAGAAGGCGGTGAACTACACCCTTCGCCAGGATCCCGGCGCGATCAACTCGCTCGGGCAGATCCGCATCGACATGCCGAACAAGCATGCCGTCTACATGCACGACACGCCCAAGAAGCAGCTCTTCGCGCAGGATGCCCGCTTCCATTCCTCGGGCTGCGTACGCGTGGCCGATGTGACCGATTTCGCCGAATGGCTTCTGCGCGGGACCGGCGGTCAGGCAGGCGCATGGACGCGAGACGGGATCAACACGGCCATCGCCGGCTCGACCCGTCAGGATATCCGTCTCGACAAGCCCGTCCCGGTCGCCTGGGTGTATCTCACCGGCTATGCGACGGCCGATGGCGCGGTGCATTTCCGCGACGATGTCTACGGACTCGACACGCCGAAGAGCAGTCCCCTGCCGGATCCGCAGGTCGTGGATGTTCCCGCGACGGCCTCGATCAAGCCCAAGCCACTGGTCGACGGCGCAAGGGTGACGACGCGCTAG
- a CDS encoding transcription-repair coupling factor, protein MRAKPLPPQDIRRIDLPLPSSLGLHAVRLLDRVKEAGPAGVVYVAGGERWAEQMAQAMRGLAPGLDIDLLPPWDCLPYDSASPSRDAMGRRMAALRRMSEPAMAPRVLITSAAAIVQRVPPRDVVRTSFFPLCAGEEFSTDALSDYLHRTGYILDERVDEPGEAAIRGQVIDLFPADSPLPYRAEHDGRTIAAIRSYDPISQLTEAEVDHLVIGPASEVVLQAAGGGEATLERSDGMEHRLPEFYPRLETIFDYWPDAAIVLDAKFEERRQLVMEQAADAYDNRMKLRMQGQPAASPGAPERIFIQDDEWADILSSRRTVYIHAVTPDDSSRNAVPNFAISSRPSKALADFLRAQTEAGRKIVLAAADRSDLARLRRRVQSVGRPDDVDGWNDVVEGPSQGWFGLQADIKRGFVDERDGIALVTAFDVLGSRARSAAETEIASAALSFTDTRFQIGDAVVHIDHGIGVLQGIETVTAGDAGEGEAVRLGYAADTTLLVPATEMDRVWRYGAMSDALSLDRLKGDAWQVRREKIETEIAETARHLIGLVDARRARQLEPLVPPGREYERFVARFPFSETADQISAIEAVLGDLSSGRAMDRLVCGDVGFGKTEVALRAVAAVALSGKQVAVIAPTTVLARQHVRSFERRFAGLGIEIAHLSRLAPPAQARAVKKGLADGSIRVVIGTHALAAKGVTFKDLGLVVIDEEQRFGTAHKNKLRELSAQAHVLTLTATPIPRTMQSALVGLQELSIIATPPARRQPIRTFLTPFDPASVRDALMRERRRRGQSFVVCSRVEDIEPMRERLAKLVPELDVMVAHGQMPPAETDDVMVRFADGEGDVLLSTNIIESGLDVPRANTMLVWRADRFGMAQLHQLRGRVGRGRVRGTAYLLTEPGQELPKATERRLRTLAALDRLGAGFAISAQDLDQRGAGALLGEEQAGHVKLIGTDLYQHMLAHALRGESLDDDWTPELNIGLSGAIPETYVSEPEMRINLHARLARFDLSESIDELEAEIEDRFGSIPEPVRNLLRLAHLRQACRNLGIARIDAGPQAIALTFRPGSAEKPSLKARIAASRGGLRWSKERLVCSISSEQAEERHERIIDLLDTLSR, encoded by the coding sequence ATGCGTGCCAAGCCTCTCCCCCCTCAGGATATCAGGCGGATCGACCTGCCTTTGCCGTCCTCCTTGGGGCTTCATGCCGTGCGGTTGCTCGACCGGGTGAAGGAGGCAGGGCCGGCAGGGGTCGTTTATGTCGCAGGAGGGGAACGCTGGGCCGAGCAGATGGCGCAGGCCATGCGAGGACTGGCGCCCGGTCTCGATATCGACCTTCTGCCGCCATGGGACTGTCTTCCCTACGACAGCGCTTCGCCGTCGCGGGACGCCATGGGGCGCCGCATGGCGGCTCTGCGGCGGATGAGCGAACCGGCGATGGCTCCGCGTGTCCTGATCACGAGCGCGGCTGCGATCGTCCAACGGGTGCCGCCGCGCGACGTGGTGAGGACGTCATTCTTCCCGCTTTGCGCAGGCGAAGAGTTTTCAACCGATGCCCTGAGCGACTATCTGCACCGCACCGGGTACATCCTGGATGAGCGGGTGGATGAACCGGGCGAGGCGGCGATCCGGGGGCAGGTGATCGATCTCTTTCCGGCCGACAGCCCGTTGCCTTACCGGGCCGAGCACGATGGGCGGACCATCGCGGCCATTCGCTCCTACGATCCGATCTCTCAATTGACGGAGGCGGAAGTCGACCATCTCGTGATCGGCCCGGCCTCGGAGGTGGTCCTGCAGGCGGCGGGCGGTGGAGAAGCCACCCTCGAGCGGTCCGACGGCATGGAGCATCGTCTGCCTGAATTCTACCCGCGCCTGGAAACGATCTTCGATTATTGGCCGGATGCGGCCATCGTCCTGGATGCGAAGTTCGAGGAGAGGCGGCAGCTCGTGATGGAGCAGGCTGCCGACGCCTACGACAATCGGATGAAGTTGCGCATGCAGGGCCAGCCGGCAGCATCGCCCGGTGCGCCTGAGCGGATTTTCATCCAGGACGACGAATGGGCGGACATCCTGTCGAGCCGCCGCACCGTCTACATTCATGCCGTAACGCCGGACGATTCCTCTCGGAATGCGGTGCCGAATTTCGCGATCTCGTCCAGGCCTTCGAAAGCGCTTGCGGATTTCCTGCGTGCGCAGACGGAGGCGGGGCGAAAGATCGTCCTGGCTGCGGCGGACCGCTCGGACCTGGCGAGGCTCAGGCGACGGGTCCAATCCGTCGGGCGACCGGACGATGTGGATGGATGGAACGATGTCGTGGAAGGACCTTCCCAGGGATGGTTCGGCTTGCAGGCCGATATCAAGAGGGGCTTCGTCGATGAGCGCGATGGCATCGCGCTCGTCACGGCCTTCGACGTGCTGGGGAGCCGTGCTCGCAGCGCTGCGGAGACAGAGATCGCTTCCGCCGCATTGAGCTTCACGGATACGAGGTTCCAGATCGGCGACGCCGTCGTTCACATCGACCATGGAATCGGCGTGCTCCAGGGCATCGAGACCGTCACGGCCGGCGATGCGGGCGAGGGCGAAGCGGTCAGGCTCGGTTATGCGGCCGACACGACGCTCCTGGTCCCCGCGACGGAGATGGACCGCGTCTGGCGCTACGGTGCGATGTCGGATGCCCTTTCGCTGGACAGGCTGAAAGGCGATGCATGGCAGGTGCGCCGCGAGAAGATCGAAACGGAGATCGCGGAAACCGCCAGGCACCTGATCGGCCTCGTCGATGCTCGCAGGGCAAGACAGCTGGAGCCGCTCGTGCCGCCAGGACGCGAGTATGAACGCTTCGTCGCCCGCTTCCCGTTCTCCGAAACAGCCGACCAGATCTCCGCCATCGAGGCCGTCCTCGGAGATCTTTCATCGGGCCGGGCGATGGACCGGCTGGTCTGCGGCGATGTCGGATTCGGCAAGACGGAGGTCGCCCTGCGCGCCGTCGCCGCCGTTGCGCTGTCGGGCAAGCAGGTGGCCGTCATCGCTCCGACGACCGTGCTGGCGCGCCAGCATGTGCGCAGCTTCGAAAGGCGTTTCGCGGGTTTGGGGATCGAGATCGCGCATCTTTCCCGTCTCGCGCCGCCGGCCCAAGCGCGGGCGGTGAAGAAGGGATTGGCCGACGGGTCGATCCGCGTCGTCATCGGTACGCATGCGCTCGCAGCAAAAGGCGTGACGTTCAAGGATCTCGGGCTCGTCGTGATAGACGAGGAACAGCGGTTCGGAACGGCGCACAAGAACAAGCTCAGGGAATTGTCGGCGCAAGCTCATGTGCTGACGCTGACCGCAACGCCGATTCCCCGGACGATGCAATCCGCGCTGGTCGGATTGCAGGAGCTGAGCATCATCGCGACGCCGCCCGCGCGCCGCCAGCCGATCCGCACGTTCCTGACGCCCTTCGATCCGGCCAGCGTGCGCGATGCGCTCATGCGCGAGCGGCGGCGCAGGGGCCAGAGCTTCGTCGTCTGCTCCCGGGTCGAGGATATCGAGCCCATGCGTGAGCGGCTGGCGAAGCTCGTTCCGGAACTGGACGTCATGGTGGCTCACGGACAGATGCCGCCCGCCGAGACGGACGACGTGATGGTGCGCTTCGCCGACGGGGAGGGGGATGTCCTTCTCTCCACCAATATCATCGAGAGCGGCCTCGATGTCCCCCGCGCCAACACCATGCTGGTGTGGCGCGCGGATCGCTTCGGCATGGCGCAGTTGCATCAGCTTCGGGGGCGCGTCGGAAGAGGGCGCGTCCGGGGAACGGCCTATCTGCTGACGGAGCCCGGCCAGGAGCTTCCGAAAGCGACGGAGAGGCGCCTGAGGACGCTGGCGGCCCTCGACAGGCTGGGAGCGGGTTTCGCCATCAGCGCGCAGGATCTCGATCAGCGCGGCGCAGGGGCGCTGCTCGGCGAGGAGCAGGCCGGCCACGTCAAGCTGATCGGTACAGATCTTTATCAACACATGCTTGCGCACGCTCTGCGCGGGGAGAGCCTGGACGACGACTGGACGCCTGAGCTCAATATCGGGCTGTCCGGCGCCATTCCGGAAACTTATGTCAGCGAGCCTGAGATGCGGATCAATCTCCATGCCCGGCTCGCACGGTTCGACCTATCCGAGAGCATCGACGAGCTCGAGGCCGAGATCGAGGACCG